In Aegilops tauschii subsp. strangulata cultivar AL8/78 chromosome 3, Aet v6.0, whole genome shotgun sequence, one genomic interval encodes:
- the LOC109777310 gene encoding glycosyltransferase-like At2g41451, with amino-acid sequence MAGYRSASSSSAAGAGGAAVFAMRVLLLLTLLPLALAAFAFALQWRGGMRDPTGTVWPADTQRFPGMENSPLGSSSSSTGGRGSYFAVSSASASSAAADCAEILGRSASSHGISLYRGWSFDSDTAITPKICITGSTSASLHQILPWLYYHKVIGVSHFILFVEGEAAKPAVTSVLESIRGVKIIYRTKELKEQQDRSRIWNETWLSGFFYKPCNYELFVKQSLNMEMAIVMAREAGMDWIIHLDTDELIHPAGAREYSLRRLLLDVPDNVDMVIFPNYESSVERDDIKDPFTEVSMFKKNYDHLPKDTYFGLYKEATRGNPNYFLTYGNGKSAARVQEHMRPNGAHRWHNYMKSPNEIKLEEAAILHYTYTKFSDLTSRRDRCGCKPTKEDVKRCFILEFDRLAFIIASTATEQEMRNWYREHVVWTDKDTNLKLLRKGVLTRIYAPMAIIRGLKESGIFIDAVTSAKAHPKANIGLENNESIHTNVTAAQSTTLKEGGNDNSQATARKILEMIDVQEEAVPPMSPPGFLELMESALS; translated from the exons ATGGCGGGCTACCgcagcgcctcctcctcctccgcggccggcGCCGGAGGGGCGGCGGTGTTCGCGATGCGCGTGCTCCTCCTCCTCACGCTGCTACCGCTCGCGCTCGCCGCCTTCGCCTTCGCGCTCCAGTGGCGCGGCGGCATGCGCGACCCCACCGGCACCGTGTGGCCCGCCGACACGCAGCGGTTCCCCGGCATGGAGAACAGCCCACTGGGCTCCTCCTCATCCTCCACGGGAGGCCGAGGCTCCTACTTCGCCGTCTCCTCCGCGTcggcctcctccgcggccgccgaCTGCGCCGAGATCCTCGGCCGGAGCGCCTCCTCCCACGGAATCTCTCTCTACCGAGGCTGGAGCTTCGACTCCGACACCGCTATAACCCCCAAG ATCTGTATCACGGGAAGCACATCTGCTAGCTTACACCAAATTCTTCCATGGTTGTATTATCACAAGGTCATTGGTGTTTCACACTTTATTCTATTTGTTGAAGGAGAGGCTGCTAAACCAGCTGTTACTTCTGTTCTCGAATCTATTCGG GGTGTAAAAATTATTTACAGAACTAAAGAACTAAAAGAACAACAGGACAGAAG CCGCATTTGGAATGAAACTTGGCTTTCAGGTTTCTTTTACAAGCCATGCAATTATGAGCTTTTTGTTAAGCAGTCACTTAACATGGAAATGGCTATTGTTATGGCAAGG GAGGCTGGAATGGATTGGATCATACATCTTGATACCGACGAGTTAATTCATCCAGCGGGTGCCAGGGAGTACTCTCTTAGGCGGTTGCTTTTGGATGTTCCTGATAATGTTGACATGGTTATCTTCCCCAACTAT GAGAGCAGCGTTGAGCGGGATGACATTAAAGATCCTTTTACTGAG GTTTCCATGTTTAAGAAGAACTACGATCATCTTCCGAAGGATACATACTTTGGCCTATACAAAGAGGCCACGCGGGGTAATCCAAACTATTTCCTCACTTATGGTAATGGGAAATCAGCGGCAAGGGTCCAGGAGCATATGCGTCCGAATGGTGCTCATAGATGGCATAATTACATGAAATCCCCAAA TGAAATTAAGTTGGAGGAGGCTGCTATTCTGCATTACACTTACACAAAGTTCTCAGACTTAACTTCAAGAAGGGATAGGTGTGGCTGTAAGCCAACAAAGGAGGATGTGAAACGATGTTTTATCTTGGAGTTTGACAGATTG GCCTTCATAATTGCATCAACAGCTACCGAGCAAGAGATGAGGAACTG GTACCGGGAACATGTTGTATGGACTGACAAAGATACAAATTTGAAGCTTTTGAGGAAGGGCGTTTTAACACGCATATATGCACCAATG GCTATTATTCGTGGTCTCAAGGAATCTGGCATCTTCATTGATGCAGTAACTTCTGCAAAAGCACACCCTAAAGCAAACATTGGTCTTGAAAACAATGAGTCTATCCACACCAATGTAACAGCCGCTCAGTCCACAACCTTGAAAGAAGGCGGTAATGACAATTCTCAAGCAACTGCAAGAAAGATTCTGGAAATGATTGATGTCCAGGAAGAAGCGGTGCCGCCAATGTCACCCCCTGGTTTCCTTGAGCTCATGGAAAGCGCATTGTCATGA